The genomic region ATAAATTCATCAACAATTTTATCTAAATCATCCTGTGTATTATTTTTATTATCCTCTGTATTATTTTTATCATTAATATTCAGTTTATCAATTATATTGTCAGCAAATGATGAAATTTTATTATATGCAAAATTAGCAGCTTCTTTAATTTTATTTAAAAATACATTATCATCATTAATATAAATTTCCTTATCAGCTATTTTTACAGTCATTTTATCCTCCTCTTCAGTTGGAATATATATTTTTATCTCTGCATCATCTTTAATAAATTCCTTGAAGTCATCTCCAAACTCATTACTAATAATTTCATAATTATTTTCTCCTTCACCTGTTGGTGACAAAGCCTTAGTATTGATGATATTTATTCTAATAAAGCCAACTAATACTATGCTAAAGAATATAATTATACCAGTTAATATTTTCTTATTAAACAAAAGGGCACCCCCTAGATTTTTTTTACTATCTAAAGGATGCTCATTTTTTAATTTTTTATTCAATTACTGACCATTTATATATTCAGCAACTATTCTGGCAATATATTTTGCAGATAGCTTTGCCTCTTGAGCTTCATTTACATTTGATCCAACTTCTATTAATATAAAATTATCACTTAAGCTATAATTTATAGCAGTAGCCCCTACTGGATAAATATAATTATTTCTCATTAATCCAGGAAATAAAGAGTTCGAAATATTTAATAACTTATTAGCCAATTCTAAATTAGCAGCATATCTATCACTGTTTTCTGCCAAAACAAACATTAGTCTAGCCAAATTTTGATTATTTAAGTTTATAGTTACTGCATCTTTATTAGTAACACTGTCCCTGTGCAAATCAATTATCAATTTAAAATCTCCATATTCTTGTAAATAACTATTTAAAGTTTCGTTCGATCTCTTATAGCTATCATTATAAGAAATGCTATGATTAGTTTTATCATGTATTACAGATATTCCATATCCTTCTTCTAATTCCTTAGCTAAAATTTCTCCAACTCCAACAACATTAAAATTACTATCTGTTGTTAGTTCTCCTACCTCTGCATAATTTTCTATTGCATGAGTGTGTAATATTAGTACTTCTGGTTTAGAATTATCTAAAAGCTTCTTTAAACTTTCATCATAGGCAGGACTAACTTTATTTAATTCTGCTAATTCTTCTTCACTTACTGTCGCAATACTTTCTTTTTTTAAAGAAAAAGGTTTTATATTCGCTATTGGTGAATCAGTAAAAAATTTCTGAAGACCATTATAAAATACTCCAAGTTCTTTTCCTATAATTTTATATGCACTTATTCCTTTTAATCCGATGCTTTCTAATATAACATTTTTCAAAGATATATCATCGTCATTAATATTATTTTCATCAAAAATTTGAACTTTTACAACAGGCATACTATAATTTAGTAAATTAATATGGGCAAACCTACTTAATTGATCATATTTATTTATCGTCCCCATAAATCTTATTAAGAATATTAATATTCCTAATATAAGAATTATATATCCTATGTCAAAACTGCCTTTTATATTTAGCTTTTTTCTTTTATGCTTGTTTGAAATTGTTTCTTTTAATGAATACAAATGTAACTCCCCCTTCTCTCTTTATATATATATTAGGAGAGTTACATAATTATTAATAATTTAATACTTTTTTATCTAGCCCATAAATGCATTTATTTCTTCCATATCTAAATTAGGCTGAATTGCCATATTAATTCCATTTGCTATAACCTTTGATAAAGAATCCATTATTACATCAACATCCTTTGGAGTAACCATTAAATCTCCAATGGATGGGTCTAATATTTCTCTTATTAAATTATTCTTTTCATTTCTATCTAATGATTTTAACATTTTATAAAAGTCTGTTCCTGCTTCTGATTTTTTTATAAGCTCATCTAAAAGTAAATCAAGAGTATCATTAGCAATGGTTGCTGCATGAACAACTGTAGGTACTCCAATACTTATTACTTTTACCCCTATAGAATCCTCATTTATTTTCATTCTATGATTTCCAACACCTGCCCCCGGTGCTATTCCAGTATCACTGATTTGTATAGTTCTATTTACACGTTCAAGTTTTCTTGAACCTAAAGCATCTATACAAATAACTATTTCAGGTTTTAATTTTTCAACAAGTGATCTTATTATTTCACCAGTTTCTATTCCTGTAACTCCTAGGACGCCAGGGGCAATGCATGAAACAGGTCTAACTGATTCATCAATTGCATCAGGCATTAGTTCCTTAATATGCCTTGTAACCATAATTTTTTCTGTAACCTTAGGACCTAGTGAATCTGGAGTTACCCTTCTATTTCCCAATCCAACTACTAAAGCCAGCTTA from Clostridium isatidis harbors:
- a CDS encoding stage II sporulation protein P produces the protein MYSLKETISNKHKRKKLNIKGSFDIGYIILILGILIFLIRFMGTINKYDQLSRFAHINLLNYSMPVVKVQIFDENNINDDDISLKNVILESIGLKGISAYKIIGKELGVFYNGLQKFFTDSPIANIKPFSLKKESIATVSEEELAELNKVSPAYDESLKKLLDNSKPEVLILHTHAIENYAEVGELTTDSNFNVVGVGEILAKELEEGYGISVIHDKTNHSISYNDSYKRSNETLNSYLQEYGDFKLIIDLHRDSVTNKDAVTINLNNQNLARLMFVLAENSDRYAANLELANKLLNISNSLFPGLMRNNYIYPVGATAINYSLSDNFILIEVGSNVNEAQEAKLSAKYIARIVAEYINGQ
- the gpr gene encoding GPR endopeptidase; protein product: MISIRTDLAIEARDMYTQENKRELDGVIVKEDQDEEVKITTVTIESDEAGKELGKSKGNYITIDFPEMTYYETEIMDKVSQAINKALSNLIDVPYNKLALVVGLGNRRVTPDSLGPKVTEKIMVTRHIKELMPDAIDESVRPVSCIAPGVLGVTGIETGEIIRSLVEKLKPEIVICIDALGSRKLERVNRTIQISDTGIAPGAGVGNHRMKINEDSIGVKVISIGVPTVVHAATIANDTLDLLLDELIKKSEAGTDFYKMLKSLDRNEKNNLIREILDPSIGDLMVTPKDVDVIMDSLSKVIANGINMAIQPNLDMEEINAFMG